The nucleotide window CCTAGACACTTGCCGTATGAGCGAACTAGCAGAACGCCCCCTAGACAGCCTCTCCGGGGGACAGCGACAGCGTGCCTGGATTGCAATGGCGTTGGCTCAGGATACCGAAATTTTGCTCCTGGACGAACCCACCACCTTCCTCGATTTAGCCCATCAAGTCGAAGTCCTCGATCTCCTCTCAGAACTCCACGACTCCCAGGAACGAACAATCGTAATGGTGCTGCACGATCTCAATCTCGCCTGTCGCTACGCCGATTGTCTCGTTGCCATTCAACGAGGTCAAATTTACGCCCAAGGCGCGCCGGAACGGGTGATGACGGAAGGAATGCTGCGGGATGTCTTTGGTTTGGAGAGTCGCATCGTTCCCGATCCTGTGGCGGGAACGCCGATGTGTATTCCCCTAAGCCGTAGAGTCAAGGCGCAAACCCATTCCCCAACTTAACCACCGTGCTATAGCAGTGTTCGGTTGCGTATGGATTGTAGCAATCAGCTTTTATAAAGATTTTCTGTGCCTCCGATTCTCCCTGCAATACAAAGTCTTCTTGCAAAGTTGAAGGGGAGAATTTTGACTGCGAAGACACGATTCATCAGAAGATACTGTACAATTCTAGAATGATAATCATTATCAAAAGATTGGACAGATGCTTACCCAATCCCCAAATCCCAAATTGGAGAATGACCCCAAAGCGACGGGTTCCCTC belongs to Lusitaniella coriacea LEGE 07157 and includes:
- a CDS encoding ABC transporter ATP-binding protein, whose product is MNPSKASLHHLETRQLTLSYGSTPVILDLNLAIPPGKITVLVGANGCGKSTLLRGLARLLKPRSGAVYLDGTAIFKLPTKTVAQQLGILPQHPTAPEGLTVRELVVQGRYPYQNWWGARSREDEIAIENALDTCRMSELAERPLDSLSGGQRQRAWIAMALAQDTEILLLDEPTTFLDLAHQVEVLDLLSELHDSQERTIVMVLHDLNLACRYADCLVAIQRGQIYAQGAPERVMTEGMLRDVFGLESRIVPDPVAGTPMCIPLSRRVKAQTHSPT